From Methylocystis sp. ATCC 49242, one genomic window encodes:
- a CDS encoding integrase core domain-containing protein — MSAENPLWGAPRIHGELLKLGFEVSQSTVAKYMVRRRGPPSQGWRAFLHNHAPHIAAMDLFVIPTIGFDLLYALVIVRLDRRALVWIDVTRHPTAEWVARRITEAFPWSEAPRYLIRDRDGVFVRIVRRRLRAMGIRDKPIAPASPWQNAFAERSIGSIRRECLDHVIVLGEAHLQRILKSYAGYYYEVRTHRALNKDALVSRAVQRIGAVKSRAILAGLHHHYVRI, encoded by the coding sequence ATGAGCGCCGAGAACCCGCTGTGGGGCGCGCCGCGCATTCACGGCGAACTACTGAAGCTCGGGTTTGAGGTTTCTCAGTCAACCGTCGCCAAATACATGGTCAGGCGGCGGGGACCGCCGAGCCAGGGATGGCGCGCCTTTCTGCACAATCACGCCCCGCATATCGCTGCGATGGACTTGTTCGTCATCCCGACCATCGGCTTCGATTTGCTCTACGCCCTCGTAATTGTTCGGCTCGACCGTAGAGCCCTGGTCTGGATCGACGTCACCCGGCATCCGACAGCGGAATGGGTTGCGCGTCGGATCACCGAGGCGTTCCCCTGGAGCGAGGCGCCGCGTTATCTCATTCGTGACCGGGACGGCGTCTTTGTCCGCATCGTCAGGCGTCGCTTGCGTGCCATGGGCATACGAGACAAGCCGATCGCGCCGGCGTCGCCCTGGCAGAACGCCTTCGCCGAACGATCGATCGGATCGATCCGTCGCGAGTGTCTCGACCACGTCATTGTCTTGGGCGAGGCGCATCTGCAGCGGATCCTCAAATCTTATGCGGGCTATTACTATGAGGTCCGCACTCATCGGGCGTTGAACAAGGATGCGCTGGTCTCTCGCGCCGTTCAGCGGATTGGAGCCGTCAAATCTCGCGCGATCCTCGCCGGACTCCATCACCATTACGTCCGGATTTAA